A portion of the Gossypium arboreum isolate Shixiya-1 chromosome 8, ASM2569848v2, whole genome shotgun sequence genome contains these proteins:
- the LOC128296616 gene encoding uncharacterized protein LOC128296616, translated as MLKLGYKQSQGDHTLFLKHSSSGGVTALLVYVDDIIVTGDDLEGIENLKKCLVKEFEVKELEMGKLGCKPAETPIEVNHRLGDALEDATVDKRSMVDRRSTSGYCTLLEGNLVTWRSKKQNVVARSSAEAEFRAMALGVFQHDRTKHVEVDRHFIKEKLDSGLIFTPFVSTDCQLADILTKGLSGKSFQKLVTKLRMDDIHFPA; from the exons ATGCTCAAGTTGGGGTATAAACAGAGTCAAGGAGATCACACTTTGTTTTTAAAACACTCATCTTCAGGGGGAGTGACTGCTTTATTAGTCTATGTGGATGACATTATAGTGACTGGTGATGATCTGGAAGGAATTGAGAATTTAAAGAAATGCCTAGTAAAAGAATTTGAAGTCAAAGAGCTCG AGATGGGTAAGTTGGGATGTAAACCAGCAGAGACACCCATAGAGGTGAACCACAGACTTGGAGATGCACTAGAAGATGCAACAGTTGATAAAA GGTCTATGGTTGATAGAAGATCAACCTCTGGCTATTGCACTTTATTAGAAGGTAACCTTGTGACTTGGAGGAGTAAAAAACAAAATGTTGTGGCTAGATCTAGTGCAGAAGCTGAATTTAGGGCTATGGCTCTTGGAGTTT TTCAACATGATCGTACGAAGCACGTTGAGGTTGACAGACATTTTATAAAGGAAAAACTGGATAGTGGCTTAATTTTCACTCCATTTGTATCCACTGATTGTCAACTAGCAGACATACTTACCAAAGGATTGTCTGGGAAATCGTTTCAGAAACTAGTAACCAAGCTGAGAATGGATGATATCCACTTCccagcttga